The following are encoded in a window of Arthrobacter sp. OAP107 genomic DNA:
- a CDS encoding glycogen debranching N-terminal domain-containing protein, which yields MAGWNADTAAGSAGPGAVTLVEGSSFCISGANGDISPDYPHGVFFEDTRILSTWHLTVNGAPVEPLAAKTKEPYRGLFAGRVPRPGGHADSPLIVERLREVGTGILEQITVRNYAAVPAECVVSLKVDADFADLFEVKEARIQRRWDESRQADGDALTIRAAWQNIRKGVVVSARGAHATPEALTFHAVVPPHGEWSATVSAVPTADMSGSAAPFVRSDDGELSPRDLRRQEWVSRIPVLRMGNRSIERTLRRSYDDLGALRIEDPDHPDRIVVAAGAPWFMALFGRDSLWASLMALPVDPSLAFGTIQTLAERQGTVVDVMSEEEPGKILHEVRLDVSSGLALGGKSAYYGSVDATPLFVALFGEVSRWGFAAETISALLPHVDRALDWIRDYGDKDGDGFVEYERLNDTGLINQGWKDSWDGINFADGTLAQPPIALCEVQAYVYSAYMARSWIAYDAGDVALSAEYRERGAQLKKQFNEQFWLPDRGYYAIALDGHKRPVDACASNMGQCLLFGIVDADKAPLVAERLMSPEMFSGWGVRTLATNMGAYNPASYHNGSVWPHDNAIIAAGLLRYGLVEPAQRISTALFEAAEYSEGRLPELFCGFSREHFDEPVPYPTACSPQAWAATTPIQLVKSLMGYYADVARGGLWMDPVLPESYGDLHITNAPMAGGRITIDISGSVANVQGLPKGMLFHYGIRPWASDLAEKANHAGDGHPA from the coding sequence GGCTCATCGTTCTGCATCTCCGGGGCGAACGGCGACATCAGTCCGGACTATCCGCATGGGGTCTTCTTTGAGGACACCCGCATCCTGTCCACCTGGCATCTGACCGTAAACGGGGCCCCAGTGGAGCCCCTCGCGGCCAAGACCAAGGAACCGTACCGGGGCCTGTTTGCCGGCCGCGTCCCGCGCCCGGGCGGGCACGCGGACAGCCCGCTGATTGTCGAACGCCTCCGGGAGGTGGGCACCGGAATCCTGGAGCAGATCACCGTCAGGAACTACGCGGCGGTCCCCGCCGAGTGCGTGGTCTCCCTCAAAGTAGACGCGGACTTCGCTGACCTCTTCGAGGTGAAGGAGGCCCGCATCCAGCGGCGCTGGGACGAGTCCCGCCAAGCGGACGGTGACGCGCTGACCATCCGGGCGGCCTGGCAGAACATCCGGAAAGGCGTGGTTGTGTCAGCCAGGGGCGCCCACGCCACACCGGAGGCCCTGACGTTCCACGCCGTTGTCCCGCCGCATGGAGAATGGAGCGCCACCGTCAGCGCGGTGCCCACCGCAGACATGTCCGGTTCCGCGGCGCCCTTTGTTCGTTCAGACGACGGCGAACTGTCTCCGCGCGACCTCCGCCGGCAGGAGTGGGTGTCAAGGATTCCGGTCCTGCGCATGGGCAACCGCTCCATCGAGCGGACGCTTCGCCGCAGCTATGACGATCTGGGGGCACTTCGGATCGAGGACCCCGACCACCCGGACCGGATTGTGGTGGCCGCCGGCGCACCCTGGTTCATGGCACTGTTCGGCCGGGATTCGCTGTGGGCATCCCTGATGGCGCTACCGGTGGATCCGTCCCTGGCCTTCGGCACCATCCAGACCCTCGCCGAGCGCCAGGGCACAGTTGTGGATGTGATGAGCGAGGAGGAACCGGGGAAGATCCTGCACGAGGTCCGGCTCGATGTCTCCAGCGGCCTGGCCCTGGGCGGCAAGTCCGCCTACTACGGCAGCGTCGACGCCACACCGCTGTTCGTGGCCCTGTTCGGGGAAGTCAGCCGCTGGGGATTCGCCGCAGAAACCATCTCCGCCCTGCTGCCGCACGTGGACCGCGCGCTGGACTGGATCCGCGACTACGGGGACAAGGACGGCGACGGCTTCGTCGAGTACGAACGGCTCAACGACACCGGTCTGATCAACCAGGGCTGGAAGGATTCGTGGGACGGCATCAACTTTGCCGACGGGACCCTGGCCCAGCCCCCGATCGCACTCTGCGAGGTGCAGGCCTACGTTTACAGCGCCTACATGGCCCGGTCCTGGATAGCTTACGACGCCGGAGACGTGGCTTTGTCGGCCGAGTACAGGGAGCGCGGGGCGCAGCTAAAGAAGCAGTTCAACGAGCAGTTCTGGCTGCCCGACCGCGGCTACTATGCCATCGCCCTGGACGGCCACAAGCGGCCGGTGGATGCCTGCGCGTCCAACATGGGGCAATGCCTGCTGTTCGGCATCGTCGATGCGGACAAGGCCCCGCTGGTGGCCGAACGGCTCATGTCCCCGGAGATGTTCAGCGGCTGGGGCGTGCGGACCCTGGCCACCAACATGGGCGCCTACAACCCCGCCAGCTACCACAACGGATCCGTCTGGCCCCACGACAACGCGATCATCGCGGCCGGCCTCCTGCGCTACGGCCTCGTCGAGCCGGCACAGCGGATCTCCACAGCCCTCTTTGAAGCGGCCGAATACTCCGAAGGTCGGTTGCCGGAACTTTTCTGCGGCTTCAGCCGGGAGCACTTCGACGAACCCGTCCCCTACCCCACGGCATGCTCGCCCCAGGCCTGGGCCGCCACCACGCCGATCCAGCTCGTGAAGAGCCTGATGGGCTACTACGCCGATGTTGCCCGGGGCGGCCTCTGGATGGATCCCGTACTCCCGGAATCCTACGGCGACCTGCACATCACCAACGCCCCCATGGCCGGCGGCCGGATCACCATCGACATTTCCGGTTCCGTCGCGAACGTTCAGGGACTGCCCAAAGGCATGCTCTTCCACTATGGAATCCGCCCCTGGGCGTCCGACCTGGCGGAAAAGGCAAACCACGCAGGTGATGGGCATCCTGCCTAA
- a CDS encoding YbfB/YjiJ family MFS transporter, which translates to MENQIDSPVRKSFGGALRSPCNAPLLALGLAVGPVIALGFMRFAYALLLPAMKSDLDWSYATAGGINTANAAGYILGSASGAWWARKFGSRRTYMWGIAISALTLVASAMSGEFTYLAVVRFVGGVATAVLFVVGAALASRIPTSSPGQSVKMVGIFMSGVGIGIVLSGILVPVVLTWLGSPGWRVGWLVMGASAALALVPAGIASGRIQPTGQRTGRTVSLAFLVPAFMWNLLYGAGYVSYMTFIIALLNAQGLSGWPVTIFFITLGLASAASTLFLWAKIIDRLSSARALALVSLVVLLGVLPVLVGSGLTAALISGVIFGGAFMAGPTAAAVLAKRSLPPEARTSGIAAQTVAFSVGQGIGPVISGALSDGSWGIAGGLWLSVVLILGAGTAALFQRQSHG; encoded by the coding sequence GTGGAAAACCAAATTGATTCACCAGTCCGAAAGTCTTTTGGCGGGGCTTTACGCAGTCCCTGCAATGCCCCGTTGTTGGCGCTCGGGCTCGCCGTCGGACCGGTCATTGCACTTGGATTTATGCGGTTCGCCTATGCGTTGTTACTTCCCGCCATGAAGTCTGATCTGGACTGGTCGTATGCGACTGCAGGAGGAATCAACACCGCCAACGCCGCAGGATACATTCTAGGGTCGGCAAGCGGTGCCTGGTGGGCCCGCAAGTTCGGCAGCCGGCGGACCTATATGTGGGGGATTGCCATCAGTGCGCTGACTCTTGTCGCATCAGCGATGAGTGGAGAATTCACTTACCTTGCCGTCGTTAGGTTTGTCGGAGGCGTGGCTACCGCCGTCCTCTTCGTCGTCGGAGCGGCCCTCGCGTCGCGAATTCCTACGTCTTCGCCAGGACAGTCCGTAAAGATGGTAGGAATCTTCATGTCGGGGGTAGGGATCGGCATCGTACTCTCCGGAATCCTGGTTCCGGTTGTGCTGACCTGGCTAGGGAGCCCGGGTTGGCGCGTAGGCTGGCTCGTCATGGGCGCATCAGCCGCATTGGCTCTGGTTCCAGCCGGCATCGCGTCGGGCCGAATTCAGCCGACCGGACAGCGAACGGGGCGGACGGTGTCTCTCGCTTTTCTAGTGCCGGCGTTCATGTGGAATCTGCTCTATGGTGCAGGCTACGTCTCCTACATGACCTTCATCATCGCGCTCCTTAATGCTCAGGGCCTTTCAGGGTGGCCGGTAACCATATTTTTCATCACCCTTGGCCTCGCCTCCGCCGCGTCCACTTTGTTCCTGTGGGCCAAAATCATCGACCGCCTTTCGTCTGCGCGGGCGCTGGCGCTGGTCTCGCTCGTTGTTCTTCTCGGAGTGCTGCCAGTCCTCGTCGGGTCGGGACTGACGGCAGCGCTGATCTCAGGGGTGATCTTCGGAGGCGCGTTCATGGCTGGCCCGACCGCTGCTGCCGTTCTCGCTAAACGGAGTTTGCCGCCAGAAGCACGTACATCCGGAATTGCTGCCCAGACCGTCGCGTTTAGCGTGGGCCAGGGCATTGGCCCCGTGATCTCGGGAGCCCTGTCCGATGGTTCATGGGGGATAGCAGGCGGCCTGTGGTTGTCGGTCGTCCTGATCCTCGGGGCGGGAACCGCTGCGCTGTTCCAAAGGCAATCACATGGTTAG
- a CDS encoding nitroreductase, whose protein sequence is MSVEEALLSRRSVRAFLPRPVSRSTVEGILELASRSASNSNGQPWQVHVLSGTAKDRLTAALLQAHDAGERVQRCEFDYQPRPDEWVEPFQSRRSDFGQGLYGETLGIDFTDLAGRDAHHRRNYEFFGAPIGIFLTVSRHQLDSALIDAGLFLQATMLAARASGLDTCPQASFLDYYPVIRSHLEIPDDHRIICGLSLGYADTSHRLHSFTTPRQRVTDFATFYEDRTEGAMTTGGLDSGTASSSQWQMHEFRAGGQTLIAHAAWAGWIQDSPVQPVGEPGSSV, encoded by the coding sequence ATGAGTGTCGAGGAAGCCCTGCTTAGCAGGCGCAGCGTGCGTGCTTTCTTGCCGAGGCCGGTTTCTAGAAGCACTGTTGAGGGGATCTTGGAGCTTGCCTCTCGCTCAGCCAGCAATTCGAATGGGCAACCGTGGCAGGTCCACGTTCTTTCCGGTACCGCAAAGGATCGCCTAACAGCGGCTCTTCTGCAGGCCCACGACGCCGGAGAACGCGTCCAGAGGTGCGAGTTCGACTATCAGCCACGCCCGGACGAATGGGTGGAACCCTTCCAGTCTCGGCGGAGCGATTTCGGCCAGGGCCTCTACGGCGAAACGCTGGGAATAGACTTCACGGACCTTGCTGGCAGGGACGCCCACCACCGACGCAACTATGAGTTTTTTGGAGCTCCCATCGGCATCTTCCTCACGGTCAGCCGTCACCAGCTGGACAGTGCGCTCATCGACGCCGGTCTGTTCCTGCAGGCTACGATGCTTGCTGCTCGTGCGTCAGGACTCGACACATGCCCCCAAGCCTCGTTCCTGGATTACTACCCGGTCATAAGAAGCCACCTGGAAATCCCAGACGATCACAGGATCATCTGCGGACTGTCCCTGGGATATGCGGACACATCACACCGGTTGCACAGTTTCACCACCCCACGGCAACGCGTGACGGACTTTGCAACCTTTTACGAGGACAGGACTGAGGGCGCAATGACAACGGGCGGCCTCGACTCCGGCACAGCGTCATCATCGCAATGGCAGATGCACGAGTTCCGTGCTGGCGGCCAAACCCTCATTGCTCACGCGGCTTGGGCCGGCTGGATCCAGGATTCGCCGGTGCAACCCGTTGGAGAACCAGGCAGCTCAGTCTGA
- a CDS encoding DUF4863 family protein: MNALQKLIDRSIPFLDEVKNRTAGGELETWLNQNYGPGTPLFEDLSRMITEGVRDGWAANIEVDGPNYRRSRLADPSDVLNYFSITAVYMNSVEPYRGDYHQHPYGELNLVVPLDPQAKLAGPNGWSGPGWTAPGPGSHHYPEVKGGALIALFFLPAGRISYDITPSY; the protein is encoded by the coding sequence ATGAACGCACTTCAGAAGCTCATCGATCGAAGCATCCCTTTCCTTGACGAAGTCAAGAACCGCACCGCCGGTGGTGAACTCGAAACCTGGCTGAACCAAAACTACGGTCCCGGCACCCCCTTATTTGAGGATCTCTCCCGGATGATCACTGAGGGCGTCCGCGACGGTTGGGCGGCCAACATCGAAGTTGATGGTCCTAACTACAGGCGGAGCCGCCTCGCTGATCCCAGCGACGTGCTCAACTACTTCAGCATCACGGCGGTGTACATGAACAGCGTCGAGCCCTACCGGGGCGATTACCACCAGCACCCTTACGGGGAACTGAACCTCGTGGTCCCCCTCGATCCCCAAGCCAAGCTGGCCGGACCCAACGGCTGGTCAGGACCGGGATGGACAGCTCCGGGGCCCGGCAGCCACCACTATCCGGAAGTTAAGGGCGGAGCATTGATCGCACTCTTCTTCCTGCCCGCCGGCCGCATCTCCTACGACATCACGCCCAGCTACTAG
- a CDS encoding TetR/AcrR family transcriptional regulator, with protein MATKPADRTSDESAETEVSKGGRPRDPAVDEVIIKATRRRLILDGYTKMTLGDVAADAGVTRPTLYRRWPGKFELVVDALDYGFREQRNTYPNLNLDELPPLEALTEAVRRLDPAYFNPDAMILMGNFMGETNRTPGLMSILTEHAVEPRVNLLERTLASLQDRGAVKQGIDKSTIASMCFGSYFAAFLRADTDKAGLAEKVVQVIWPAIAANPG; from the coding sequence GTGGCCACGAAGCCGGCGGACCGGACCTCGGACGAAAGTGCCGAGACTGAGGTTTCTAAGGGCGGCAGGCCCAGAGATCCTGCCGTTGATGAGGTCATCATCAAGGCGACCCGCCGTCGCCTTATTCTGGACGGATATACCAAGATGACCCTTGGCGACGTTGCGGCAGATGCCGGCGTTACCCGCCCTACCCTGTACAGGCGGTGGCCTGGGAAGTTCGAGCTGGTCGTCGATGCCTTGGACTACGGCTTTCGCGAGCAACGGAACACTTACCCGAACCTGAATCTGGATGAACTTCCGCCCCTGGAGGCCTTGACTGAGGCCGTTCGCCGGCTGGATCCCGCCTATTTCAATCCCGATGCCATGATCCTCATGGGAAACTTCATGGGCGAGACCAACCGCACCCCCGGACTGATGTCAATTCTCACCGAGCACGCCGTTGAGCCGCGGGTGAACCTCCTGGAGCGCACGCTGGCCAGCCTTCAGGATCGGGGAGCGGTCAAGCAGGGAATTGATAAGAGCACCATTGCCTCAATGTGCTTCGGCAGCTATTTTGCCGCGTTTCTGCGCGCAGATACGGATAAGGCCGGCCTGGCCGAGAAGGTCGTGCAGGTCATTTGGCCAGCCATCGCTGCCAACCCCGGCTAG
- a CDS encoding MFS transporter — MRSKRAKTQVAELFRRKWLISTILLWLAFVANLAAFYSIQSWLPTIVGSLGRAPEIVIAATVLTTIGGIVAAAAIGPAMDRISPFGTLGTVYLLGAVFVVALGAVLGAGTEMLLVTAFLTGACVTGGQMSVIALATVLYPPHMRSAGVGWALGVGRLGGIAGPLLVGVALGGGIAPQQVFLVMAGALMIAAVSVLILGRMHR, encoded by the coding sequence ATGCGGTCCAAAAGGGCCAAAACGCAGGTTGCCGAGCTCTTCCGCCGCAAGTGGCTAATCAGCACAATCCTGTTGTGGCTGGCCTTCGTAGCAAATCTTGCCGCATTCTATTCAATTCAAAGCTGGCTGCCCACCATCGTCGGCTCCCTCGGCCGGGCTCCGGAAATCGTCATCGCCGCGACGGTGCTGACAACGATAGGGGGAATCGTCGCAGCCGCGGCCATCGGCCCCGCAATGGACCGCATCAGCCCCTTCGGCACACTCGGAACCGTGTACCTTCTCGGTGCCGTGTTTGTTGTAGCGCTAGGTGCCGTTCTGGGCGCGGGAACGGAAATGCTGCTCGTGACGGCGTTCCTCACAGGAGCCTGCGTCACGGGTGGACAAATGAGCGTGATAGCGCTCGCTACTGTTCTCTACCCGCCCCACATGCGATCGGCAGGAGTCGGATGGGCCTTGGGTGTGGGACGCCTCGGCGGAATTGCCGGCCCCCTGCTGGTGGGTGTTGCCCTCGGAGGTGGAATCGCCCCTCAGCAGGTCTTCCTGGTGATGGCGGGGGCCCTGATGATCGCAGCAGTCAGTGTCCTGATTCTGGGGCGCATGCACCGCTAA
- a CDS encoding DoxX family protein: MTSFDVALLVLRLGIGITMAVHGYAKLFLGGRISGTSKWFTSLGMRPAAFHAWLAAGTEIAAGLALAAGLLTSLASAAFVALMLVAAWTVHRKKGFLITSGGWEYTFVLAVAAISIAVTGPGHLSLDWLIFGSPLLEGLPGLFVSVGVGGVAGVGLLAACYRPPKNIPA; this comes from the coding sequence ATGACCAGTTTCGACGTAGCTCTCCTGGTGCTCAGGCTCGGCATCGGCATCACCATGGCGGTTCACGGATACGCCAAACTCTTCCTGGGCGGGAGGATATCCGGCACAAGCAAATGGTTCACAAGCCTTGGCATGCGCCCAGCTGCCTTCCATGCGTGGTTGGCCGCGGGCACTGAAATTGCGGCAGGTCTTGCCCTTGCCGCCGGCCTCCTAACCTCTCTCGCCTCAGCTGCATTTGTGGCACTCATGCTGGTGGCAGCGTGGACCGTCCATCGCAAAAAGGGCTTCCTCATAACCTCCGGAGGGTGGGAGTACACCTTTGTCCTGGCCGTCGCGGCGATTTCCATAGCAGTCACGGGGCCAGGACATTTGAGTTTGGACTGGCTGATATTCGGTTCGCCCCTGCTCGAAGGACTGCCTGGGCTTTTCGTCTCCGTGGGAGTTGGCGGTGTTGCCGGAGTGGGACTCCTTGCAGCCTGCTACCGGCCGCCGAAGAACATCCCCGCCTGA
- a CDS encoding carboxymuconolactone decarboxylase family protein — translation MTSTTTAVRTNIGSRHQELYGTLIRLAGMSDQAALAENLHPLLIELVKIRVSQINGCAYCLRMHTADAIAKGERPERLSVLPAWRETGYFNEQERSALALAEYVTRINDSHSNVGEYESAAQHLTPGQLSALTWVTMSINTFNRVAISSSYKVAPSKRP, via the coding sequence ATGACCAGCACAACAACGGCGGTGCGCACCAATATCGGCAGCAGGCATCAGGAGCTGTACGGAACACTCATCAGGCTGGCTGGGATGTCAGACCAGGCGGCACTCGCCGAGAACCTCCATCCTCTTCTCATTGAACTGGTAAAGATACGGGTGTCCCAGATCAATGGGTGTGCCTACTGCCTTCGGATGCACACAGCTGACGCCATTGCCAAAGGAGAGCGTCCGGAACGGCTCAGTGTGTTACCGGCCTGGAGGGAGACGGGATACTTTAATGAGCAGGAGCGGTCGGCCTTGGCCTTGGCCGAGTACGTCACCAGGATCAATGACTCTCACTCCAACGTGGGCGAGTATGAGTCCGCCGCGCAGCACCTGACTCCAGGACAGCTGTCCGCCCTCACCTGGGTGACCATGTCGATCAACACTTTTAACCGCGTCGCCATCAGCAGCTCCTACAAGGTGGCCCCCAGCAAACGGCCCTGA
- a CDS encoding nuclear transport factor 2 family protein: MVDSNFDGVVERLGAALGEIVKGDPAPFQALFAKNDEVTLANPFGGVSRGWDNVTTTVAKAAAIYRDGEVVALEDQATAVVGDLAYVVLIERFRVRVAGRANLDDVALRTTNIYRREDGEWLLVHRQADPRVGEQTPESVVQ, from the coding sequence ATGGTTGATTCAAACTTTGATGGCGTGGTCGAGCGTCTGGGTGCCGCGCTTGGCGAGATCGTGAAGGGTGATCCTGCGCCCTTTCAGGCGCTGTTCGCCAAGAATGACGAGGTGACTTTGGCCAATCCCTTTGGCGGCGTTTCCCGAGGGTGGGACAACGTCACGACCACTGTCGCCAAGGCAGCGGCGATTTACCGCGATGGAGAGGTCGTAGCCCTGGAAGACCAGGCCACCGCCGTCGTCGGGGACCTTGCCTACGTGGTGCTCATCGAGCGGTTCAGGGTTCGGGTTGCCGGACGGGCAAATCTGGACGACGTGGCCCTCCGCACAACGAACATCTATCGGCGGGAGGACGGCGAATGGCTCCTTGTCCATCGCCAAGCCGACCCCCGGGTTGGCGAACAGACGCCGGAGTCGGTAGTCCAGTAA
- a CDS encoding NAD(P)H-binding protein, translated as MKIAVIGGTGLIGSQVVNNLNAAGHQAVPHSQSTGVDVLNGQGLDEAVAEADVVVNLTNSPTFDEASPAFFQTSMDNLLAAAGKGGVGHFVILSIVGTDQVPELDYYRAKALQENILAAGPIPYSIVRATQFMEFIDAVLSWTADGDTVRLPATPIQPIASKDVASAVAEVAAGAPLNGIRNIAGPEIFTLDELGRITLSHKGDNRTIVTDPTAGMFAVVKGDVLTDKDAHLAATRYSDWLS; from the coding sequence ATGAAGATCGCAGTCATCGGCGGTACCGGGCTGATCGGGTCCCAGGTCGTCAACAACTTGAACGCCGCCGGGCACCAGGCGGTACCGCACTCGCAGTCCACGGGCGTTGATGTCCTCAACGGCCAGGGACTGGACGAGGCGGTGGCGGAAGCCGACGTCGTCGTCAACCTGACAAACTCACCGACCTTCGACGAAGCCTCTCCAGCCTTCTTCCAGACCTCGATGGACAACCTTCTGGCCGCCGCCGGGAAGGGCGGCGTCGGCCACTTCGTCATCCTCTCTATCGTCGGCACGGACCAGGTGCCGGAACTGGACTACTACCGGGCCAAGGCACTGCAGGAGAACATCCTCGCGGCCGGGCCGATTCCTTACTCCATCGTCCGGGCGACGCAGTTCATGGAGTTCATCGACGCCGTCCTGTCCTGGACCGCCGACGGCGACACTGTCCGGTTGCCCGCCACACCGATCCAGCCGATCGCCTCCAAGGATGTGGCCAGTGCGGTGGCGGAGGTCGCCGCGGGCGCTCCACTCAATGGCATTCGCAACATTGCGGGCCCCGAGATCTTCACCTTGGATGAGCTGGGCCGGATCACCCTGTCCCACAAGGGCGATAATCGGACCATCGTCACCGACCCCACCGCCGGCATGTTCGCCGTCGTCAAGGGTGACGTCCTCACCGACAAGGACGCTCATCTCGCCGCCACCCGCTACAGCGACTGGCTTTCCTGA
- a CDS encoding nitroreductase, which yields MDVYEAARSRRAVRGFTDRPVPRETLERVLSAAAWAPSGSNIQPWHAYVLTGGPLAELKERAGERVATGDAWDEPEYEMYPPELKSRYRERRSAFGEQRYGALGIPREDIEARQRAAAANWDCFGAPAALFCYLHRDMGGPQWSDVGMYLQTVMLVLRAEGLHSCTQMAWAKYHKTVAEVLSPPDELILFAGMAIGFEDVAVADARIGRAPLDETVTFVDDGL from the coding sequence ATGGACGTCTATGAGGCGGCCAGAAGCCGGCGGGCTGTGCGGGGGTTCACCGACCGGCCCGTCCCGAGAGAGACTCTGGAACGCGTGCTCTCCGCAGCGGCCTGGGCGCCGTCCGGATCAAACATCCAGCCGTGGCACGCCTACGTGCTGACCGGTGGGCCGCTGGCGGAGCTCAAGGAGCGCGCCGGCGAGCGGGTTGCCACGGGTGACGCCTGGGATGAGCCAGAGTACGAGATGTACCCGCCCGAACTGAAGTCCCGCTACCGGGAGCGCCGGTCCGCCTTCGGCGAGCAGCGTTACGGAGCACTCGGCATTCCGCGCGAGGACATAGAGGCGCGCCAGAGGGCCGCAGCGGCGAACTGGGACTGCTTCGGCGCACCCGCTGCCTTGTTCTGCTACCTCCACCGCGACATGGGTGGGCCTCAGTGGTCCGACGTCGGCATGTATCTGCAGACCGTCATGCTCGTGCTCCGCGCCGAAGGGCTGCATAGCTGCACACAGATGGCATGGGCGAAGTACCACAAGACCGTCGCGGAGGTCCTCTCGCCCCCGGACGAGCTCATCCTCTTCGCGGGCATGGCGATCGGGTTCGAAGACGTCGCCGTGGCTGATGCCCGCATAGGCCGGGCGCCGCTCGACGAGACGGTCACGTTCGTCGATGATGGTCTTTAA
- a CDS encoding NAD(P)H-dependent oxidoreductase, with product MATLLHIDSSVFYGEASSSRSVTAAFRKTWEERHPEGTVIYHDLAANPVPHITADAWSAGNAAPNEHTPEQTAAFAARVKLIEELEKADAVLIGAPMYNFSIPSTLKAWLDSVLLLGRTAGATPSAQGVPAVVVASRGGSYAPGTPREGYEFVQNYLEAVLTGTLGLDLHFIVPELTMAPRNPAMSELVPLYEASRRNAFEDAITKATELAERLAA from the coding sequence TTGGCTACGCTGCTGCACATCGACTCGTCCGTGTTCTACGGCGAGGCGTCCTCGTCCCGATCGGTCACGGCCGCCTTCCGCAAGACCTGGGAGGAGCGGCACCCGGAAGGGACGGTGATCTACCACGACCTCGCCGCCAACCCTGTCCCGCACATCACCGCCGACGCCTGGTCCGCCGGTAACGCCGCCCCCAATGAACACACCCCGGAGCAGACCGCCGCGTTCGCCGCGCGCGTAAAGCTAATCGAGGAGTTGGAGAAGGCGGACGCCGTCCTGATCGGCGCCCCCATGTACAACTTCTCGATCCCGTCGACGCTCAAGGCGTGGCTGGACAGCGTGCTGCTGCTCGGACGCACCGCGGGCGCGACGCCCTCCGCCCAGGGCGTCCCGGCTGTCGTCGTCGCCAGCCGTGGCGGCTCCTACGCTCCGGGCACCCCGCGCGAGGGCTACGAGTTCGTACAGAACTATCTGGAGGCCGTCCTCACCGGCACTCTCGGCCTGGATCTCCATTTCATCGTCCCGGAACTGACCATGGCACCCCGCAACCCGGCCATGTCAGAACTGGTCCCGCTCTATGAAGCGTCCCGCAGGAACGCCTTCGAGGACGCGATCACCAAAGCCACGGAACTAGCGGAGCGCCTCGCCGCGTAA
- a CDS encoding MarR family transcriptional regulator, with translation MAADVPHQTTASRATDRPGDTSPFALGLLLRRAHWQAAAVMAEALGPLGIELRHFAVLIVLVNQGATVQRDLATATGSDKAGIMRVVDDLERMGLALRKAVPGDRRVRAVEITPRGVELFDAAHVAAEPLAERLVAQLRPGEPEQLTDLLTRFTQPADNET, from the coding sequence ATGGCCGCCGACGTTCCGCACCAGACCACCGCCTCGCGCGCGACCGACCGCCCGGGGGATACCTCGCCTTTCGCTCTCGGCTTGCTGCTGCGCCGGGCGCACTGGCAAGCGGCCGCGGTGATGGCGGAGGCGCTCGGGCCGCTCGGCATCGAGTTGCGGCATTTCGCCGTGCTGATCGTGCTGGTCAACCAAGGGGCCACGGTGCAGCGGGACCTGGCGACGGCGACGGGGTCGGACAAAGCGGGAATCATGCGGGTCGTGGACGACCTGGAGCGCATGGGGCTGGCCCTACGGAAGGCCGTTCCGGGGGACCGGCGGGTGCGGGCTGTGGAGATCACGCCTCGGGGTGTCGAGCTTTTCGATGCGGCACATGTGGCGGCGGAGCCGCTGGCTGAGCGACTGGTTGCACAGCTGCGGCCAGGCGAACCCGAGCAGCTGACGGATCTGCTGACCCGGTTCACCCAGCCTGCAGACAACGAGACATAG